From Xenopus tropicalis strain Nigerian chromosome 3, UCB_Xtro_10.0, whole genome shotgun sequence, the proteins below share one genomic window:
- the LOC116409754 gene encoding uncharacterized protein LOC116409754, translating to MSVASSENGNTPEQMIHRIVEFIYTRVKFDIGMDVWINDLKRNARADLNDIWATDGLVERYLTCMNLASNSSEKEKKLICALPPVLYALMEVDTLSKARKENVEKLRSQLHEIESDIQHMKSDKNQLEIDISNKEAFIRDLETDAERSRIAYCKLRKDFEELQQQHIKSQQSGVYGVERSPDPPIITPQYKNWAPYISRAKSIDNVDSEARDVLGRLAEACQAVTTVIGNHRTRVLRDSSSDTSPERNVRNVRNQTPMSNVSHTSSVSNTDASEVESDERAWGSGPFPNRGKNTHKRGSKGKNPQIPKEKQNSASIIKFLNIAIPKFSKKGSSQIANHLELYESTMDSLKLSEADKIRFLPWAFDDRYRHYFSSFKERGITKWQSVLHEIKSEFGPYRTTTAAKREIYKLTCRSNQSPREFLSVLKNAYGLAYRNPDWESVEFKQVFYEALPTQIKLSLAHDLDFENPLERLVTSATLLFNISEGQNLNDRKFKKFPEHNVDESRVKPHLNFESQPKKIPSATGPNQQNQKQLNPRKTKPQIAKGSEGNSSGSGSQGYCPRFNQGYHGYRGNQRYGGYQGYRDPQGYRRWNNRPRQQWRKGQESPDSPRGKSPTGNQNGPRNQNPGRPSRFDQLADQVSKLTDIVSKLSQVSAGKQPEVFLEEKAGPSSAK from the coding sequence ATGAGTGTTGCAAGCAGTGAGAATGGGAATACCCCAGAGCAAATGATCCACAGAATTGTTGAATTCATATATACACGGGTAAAATTTGATATAGGGATGGATGTTTGGATTAATGATTTGAAGAGGAATGCTAGAGCAGACCTTAATGATATCTGGGCAACAGACGGCCTGGTTGAACGCTATTTAACATGTATGAACTTAGCCTCTAAcagttcagaaaaagaaaaaaaattaatatgtgcCCTACCTcctgttttatatgcattaatggaGGTAGATACCCTATCAAAagctagaaaagaaaatgtagaaaaattgaGGTCTCAGTTACATGAGATAGAATCAGATATCCAACATATGAAATCTGATAAAAACCAATTAGAGATAGATATCTCAAACAAGGAAGCTTTTATTAGGGATTTAGAAACTGATGCTGAACGTAGTCGCATAGCATACTGTAAGCTCAGAAAGGATTTCGAAGAATTACAGCAACAGCACATTAAAAGTCAACAGTCAGGTGTATATGGTGTGGAGAGATCTCCTGATCCTCCAATAATCACTCCCCAATATAAAAATTGGGCACCATATATTTCTAGAGCCAAATCAATTGATAATGTTGATTCAGAGGCACGAGATGTTTTGGGCCGGTTGGCTGAAGCTTGCCAAGCTGTGACCACCGTTATAGGTAATCACAGAACAAGGGTCCTTAGAGATTCTTCTTCAGACACGTCCCCAGAGAGGAATGTGAGGAATGTGCGAAATCAAACACCTATGTCAAATGTATCCCATACAAGTAGTGTTTCCAATACTGATGCAAGTGAAGTTGAGAGTGATGAGAGAGCATGGGGATCCGGTCCTTTCCCAAACAGGGGGAAGAATACCCATAAGAGGGGTTCAAAAGGGAAAAATCCCCAAattccaaaagaaaaacaaaattctgcCAGCATAATTAAATTTTTGAATATTGCTATACCAAAATTTTCTAAGAAAGGTTCTTCCCAAATTGCAAACCACTTAGAACTATATGAATCTACTATGGATTCATTAAAATTATCCGAGGCAGACAAAATCAGGTTTCTTCCATGGGCCTTTGATGACAGATACCGTCATTACTTTTCCTCCTTTAAAGAGAGAGGAATCACCAAATGGCAGTCAGTCCTACATGAAATTAAATCAGAATTTGGGCCCTATCGAACTACCACTGCTGCAAAGAGAGAAATTTATAAACTTACATGTAGATCTAATCAAAGCCCTCGAGAATTTCTCTCTGTACTTAAAAATGCCTATGGTTTAGCTTACAGAAACCCCGATTGGGAATCTGTGGAATTTAAACAAGTATTCTATGAGGCCTTACCAACCCAGATCAAATTAAGTCTAGCTCATGATCTGGATTTTGAAAACCCTCTAGAAAGACTGGTAACATCAGCAACTTTGCTGTTTAACATTAGTGAGGGCCAAAACTTAAATGataggaaatttaaaaaattccCAGAGCACAATGTTGATGAGTCCAGGGTAAAACCTCATTTAAATTTTGAGTCCCAGCCAAAGAAAATACCTTCAGCCACTGGACCTAATCAGCAAAACCAAAAACAGCTAAATCCCAGAAAAACTAAACCTCAAATTGCCAAGGGGTCAGAAGGAAATAGTTCAGGTTCTGGAAGCCAAGGTTACTGTCCTCGTTTCAACCAAGGGTACCATGGATACCGAGGTAACCAAAGATATGGGGGTTACCAAGGATACCGGGATCCCCAGGGATACAGACGTTGGAACAATAGGCCCAGGCAGCAATGGAGAAAAGGGCAGGAATCACCAGATTCACCCAGGGGTAAATCACCCACAGGGAACCAAAATGGTCCACGGAATCAAAACCCAGGTAGACCTAGCAGATTTGATCAGCTTGCAGATCAGGTTTCCAAGTTAACTGACATTGTAAGTAAATTATCTCAAGTTTCTGCAGGAAAACAACCTGAAGTTTTTTTAGAGGAAAAAGCGGGGCCAAGCTCTGCCAAATAA